One stretch of Aquimarina sp. Aq107 DNA includes these proteins:
- a CDS encoding group III truncated hemoglobin, whose protein sequence is MDKDNLRDIQNREDIEQILWAFYKKALKDSNIGMFFTEIAKINLEAHMPHISDFWEQQLFYTGNYKKNVLQIHKDLHLKKAMEKIHFDTWLTLFKTIIDANFMGEKAELMKTRALSIATVIQLKT, encoded by the coding sequence TTGGACAAGGATAATTTAAGAGATATACAGAATAGAGAAGATATCGAGCAAATTTTATGGGCTTTTTACAAAAAAGCATTAAAGGACTCTAACATTGGTATGTTCTTCACGGAAATAGCAAAAATTAACTTAGAAGCCCACATGCCTCATATTTCAGATTTCTGGGAACAACAATTGTTTTACACTGGAAATTACAAAAAAAATGTACTACAAATCCATAAAGACTTACATCTAAAAAAGGCAATGGAGAAAATTCATTTTGATACTTGGCTAACATTATTTAAAACAATTATAGACGCCAATTTTATGGGAGAAAAAGCCGAACTCATGAAAACACGAGCTCTGTCAATTGCTACAGTAATTCAGCTAAAAACATAA
- a CDS encoding TetR/AcrR family transcriptional regulator: MKYILQDLKVNINNNIYLKDPESSTLGKKIVEYSILLIDEIGFDSFTFKKLGVKIGSNESSIYRYFENKHKLLLYLTSWYWGWLEYQLVFTTNSISDAKEKLTKAIEIVTRTTKEDSSFSHINEVLLNKIVINEYSKSYLTKEVDNENKDGYFSIYKRLVNRIKDMIIQVDETYQYPTSLASTITEGALHQHFLRDHFSSLTDCDEKVTPTKYFIDLVFNSLNNHKNV; encoded by the coding sequence ATGAAATATATACTCCAAGACTTAAAGGTTAATATCAACAATAATATATATTTAAAGGATCCGGAATCTTCTACTTTAGGAAAGAAAATTGTAGAATATAGTATTCTTTTAATCGATGAAATCGGTTTTGATAGTTTTACCTTTAAAAAATTAGGCGTTAAGATAGGATCTAATGAAAGCTCTATATATCGCTATTTTGAAAACAAGCATAAGCTCTTGTTATATTTAACTTCTTGGTATTGGGGTTGGCTAGAGTATCAATTAGTATTCACTACTAATAGTATTTCTGATGCTAAAGAAAAATTAACCAAAGCTATAGAAATTGTAACTCGTACTACAAAAGAAGATTCTTCCTTCTCGCACATCAATGAGGTTTTATTAAACAAGATTGTCATTAATGAATATTCTAAGTCATATCTGACAAAAGAAGTTGATAACGAGAATAAAGATGGATACTTTTCTATTTATAAAAGGCTGGTAAACAGGATTAAAGATATGATTATACAAGTGGATGAAACATATCAATATCCTACTAGTTTGGCCAGTACTATTACTGAGGGAGCATTACATCAACATTTTTTAAGAGATCATTTTTCTTCACTAACAGATTGTGATGAGAAAGTTACACCTACCAAATATTTTATTGATTTAGTATTTAATTCTTTAAATAACCACAAGAATGTCTAA
- a CDS encoding peptidase domain-containing ABC transporter: MSKNILTAWQRLMGLLKLDKRDILQVFYYAVFAGLVSLSLPLGIQAIINLLQGAQVSTSWIILVILVTVGVLFVGILQLMQIRIIENVQQKIFTRASFEFTYRFPKIKMSELHNFYPPELANRFFDTLTIQKGLSKILVDFPTALVQIIFGLLLLSFYHPFFIIYGLLLLVLIYVVFKYTAVKGLETSLRESKSKYKVAHWIQEVARSIVSFKLSGRTSLALQKNDALVVDYLEDRESHFRILVLQFVQMIGFKVLVTGGLLIIGGILVLKQQMNIGQFVAAEIIILLIISSVEKLIVGLESLYDILTSLEKIGQVVDKGLEPQVGEKPFKEDQGFTVELDQISYKLPEKDKRILNNVSLTVTENCSVLIQGPIGSGKSTLLQMIAGLIEPDSGSIYINNISLKAVNLSYYRGYLGQSLAAESPFEGTILENITFGDVSITMDQVYWALEKVGLLQFVKEQQKGLSTMLYPEGRQLPYTVTKKILLARSVVAKPKLLLLKDPLDQFHEEEASAIMDFLVDPSNPWALIVVSENNKWASHCKRIINMNNGKIVTEK, from the coding sequence ATGTCTAAAAATATATTGACTGCTTGGCAGCGGCTGATGGGACTCTTAAAACTTGATAAAAGAGATATCCTCCAAGTATTTTATTATGCAGTTTTTGCGGGACTGGTAAGTTTATCTTTACCCTTAGGAATACAGGCGATTATCAATTTATTGCAAGGAGCCCAGGTAAGTACTTCCTGGATAATCTTGGTAATTCTTGTGACTGTAGGGGTGCTATTCGTCGGAATTCTTCAGCTTATGCAAATTAGAATAATAGAAAATGTACAACAAAAGATCTTTACCAGAGCATCTTTTGAATTTACCTATAGATTTCCGAAAATTAAAATGAGTGAATTGCATAATTTCTATCCACCAGAATTAGCCAATCGTTTTTTTGATACTTTAACCATACAAAAAGGGCTGTCTAAGATATTAGTGGATTTTCCTACGGCGCTGGTGCAAATCATTTTTGGACTCTTGCTACTATCGTTTTACCATCCATTCTTTATTATCTACGGACTTCTGTTGCTTGTCCTAATTTATGTGGTATTTAAATATACTGCAGTTAAAGGTTTAGAAACAAGCCTGCGTGAATCGAAAAGTAAATATAAAGTGGCTCATTGGATACAAGAAGTTGCCAGATCAATTGTGAGTTTTAAATTATCCGGTAGAACGAGTCTGGCATTACAAAAAAATGATGCTTTGGTTGTGGATTATTTGGAAGACAGAGAGAGTCATTTTAGAATCTTAGTGTTGCAGTTTGTTCAAATGATAGGTTTTAAGGTGTTGGTTACCGGAGGATTATTAATCATTGGAGGTATTCTAGTATTGAAGCAACAAATGAATATTGGTCAATTTGTAGCAGCAGAAATTATCATTTTATTGATTATTAGTTCTGTAGAAAAGTTAATTGTTGGATTAGAATCGTTATACGATATACTAACTTCTTTAGAGAAAATAGGACAGGTTGTTGATAAAGGGTTAGAGCCTCAGGTAGGAGAAAAACCTTTTAAAGAAGATCAAGGGTTTACTGTAGAATTAGATCAAATTTCTTACAAATTACCTGAAAAGGATAAGAGAATTTTAAATAATGTTTCTTTAACCGTGACCGAAAACTGTTCTGTGTTAATACAAGGTCCTATAGGTTCTGGGAAATCAACACTCTTGCAAATGATCGCTGGTTTGATAGAACCGGATAGCGGCAGTATTTATATAAATAATATTTCCTTAAAGGCAGTGAATCTTAGTTATTATAGAGGGTATCTTGGACAATCTCTTGCGGCAGAGTCGCCTTTTGAAGGAACGATTTTGGAAAACATAACTTTTGGAGATGTAAGTATAACAATGGATCAGGTGTATTGGGCACTAGAAAAAGTAGGGTTGCTACAATTCGTAAAGGAACAGCAAAAAGGATTGTCGACCATGCTATATCCTGAAGGAAGACAATTGCCGTATACGGTTACAAAGAAGATTCTTTTGGCTCGTAGTGTTGTAGCAAAACCCAAATTATTGTTGCTAAAGGATCCACTAGATCAATTCCACGAAGAAGAGGCTAGTGCCATTATGGATTTTCTTGTAGACCCTTCCAATCCTTGGGCATTAATTGTAGTAAGTGAAAACAATAAGTGGGCATCTCATTGTAAACGAATTATTAACATGAATAATGGTAAAATAGTTACTGAAAAATAA
- a CDS encoding HlyD family secretion protein: protein MLNISNNKLNKTVDLLGYKASEKVFDKTHYKYFNRFLLGFTIFTFIVLFFPWTQNISGEGFVTTLTPDQRPQTIQSPIPGRIEQWYVKEGDYVKKGDTILRISEIKNEYFDPNLVARTGQQIKAKSMAVTSYEEKVKALGNQADALVRERVLKLKQAQNKLLQSGLKVKSDSIDLEAAKTNIAIAERQFKRTEQLETEGLKSLTDVETKRLKLQETQAKLISQENKLLASKNNVINAQIEMNRIKAEYAEKISKSQSDRFTAQSSQFDAEAQVTKLENQYTNYEIRNGLYFITAPQNGYINKAIQSGIGETFKEGDRLVGIMPSEYDMAVETFVRPIDLPLVHIGEEVRVQFDGWPAIIFSGWPNVSYGTYGGKVVAIETFISPNGKYRVLISPDPNDHRWPDGVRVGSGANTIALLEDVPIWFELWRQLNGFPPNYYQPEDKIATTKKK from the coding sequence ATGTTAAATATTTCAAATAATAAGCTGAATAAAACGGTAGATCTTTTAGGATACAAAGCATCAGAAAAAGTATTTGATAAAACACATTACAAGTATTTTAATCGCTTTTTGTTAGGGTTTACAATTTTTACTTTTATTGTATTGTTTTTTCCGTGGACACAGAACATTTCCGGAGAAGGCTTTGTTACTACACTAACACCGGATCAGCGACCTCAAACGATTCAATCACCCATACCCGGTAGAATAGAGCAATGGTATGTAAAGGAGGGAGATTACGTAAAAAAAGGAGATACAATTTTACGAATTTCGGAGATTAAAAATGAATATTTTGATCCCAATCTTGTTGCTAGAACAGGACAACAGATAAAAGCAAAATCCATGGCTGTTACTTCTTATGAGGAAAAGGTAAAAGCCTTAGGAAATCAAGCAGATGCATTAGTTAGAGAAAGAGTTTTAAAACTAAAACAAGCACAAAATAAGCTATTACAATCGGGTTTAAAAGTAAAAAGTGATAGTATTGATCTAGAAGCTGCAAAGACAAACATAGCAATAGCCGAAAGACAATTTAAGCGAACCGAGCAGTTAGAAACTGAAGGACTGAAGTCGTTAACAGATGTAGAAACGAAACGGTTAAAATTGCAAGAGACTCAAGCGAAATTAATTTCGCAAGAAAATAAGTTATTGGCTAGTAAGAATAATGTGATCAATGCGCAGATAGAAATGAATCGAATCAAAGCGGAATATGCGGAGAAAATATCTAAATCTCAGAGTGATCGATTTACTGCACAGTCAAGCCAATTTGACGCAGAAGCGCAGGTAACTAAATTAGAAAATCAGTATACCAATTATGAGATAAGAAATGGATTGTATTTTATCACTGCACCACAAAATGGGTATATCAATAAAGCGATACAATCAGGTATAGGAGAAACGTTTAAAGAAGGAGATCGATTAGTAGGGATTATGCCATCAGAATATGATATGGCCGTAGAAACTTTTGTAAGACCCATTGATCTTCCTTTGGTACACATTGGTGAAGAGGTACGAGTGCAGTTTGATGGTTGGCCGGCCATCATCTTTAGTGGGTGGCCTAATGTATCATACGGGACCTATGGAGGAAAAGTAGTGGCTATAGAAACGTTTATTAGTCCAAACGGAAAATACAGAGTATTGATATCGCCAGATCCTAATGATCACAGATGGCCAGACGGTGTGCGTGTTGGATCAGGAGCTAATACTATTGCATTACTAGAAGATGTGCCAATTTGGTTCGAGTTATGGAGACAGCTGAACGGTTTTCCACCTAATTATTATCAACCCGAAGATAAAATAGCAACTACCAAAAAGAAATAA
- a CDS encoding TolC family protein, with product MNKLLLYSFLFLTTAIYAQGQDSIKLNFREYLGFVKKHHPIAKQAELNISVGEANLLKSRGGFDPKIEVDYDRKKFKGFEYYDLLNATFKVPTWYGIELKANFEQNEGIFLNPERTVPNEGLYSAGISVPIAQGLLINDRMAALKKAKLFREQTKVDRDILVNEILYNASLAYFNWLEAYNEKEIYQNFLINARARFGGVKKSALAGDKAIIDTVEAQITVQNRQLSLEQAKVKLMKSSLELSNYLWIGNNIPVEIQPNVIPDNEVDVVIDQTLQIQQALFTEVDLANHPKLRSLNYKIEGLEVDRKLKANKLLPKINLEYNFLTPSPEIANSFNTADYKGGVAFQFPLFLRKERGAVKLAKYKIQDSQYELASVQLQIENKVNAINNELDSFKTQNKLIADIVTDYTTLLRAEERKFSFGESSLFLINSRESKLIDAQLKQNKLQNKYFDTKAKLFKNLAVNPENL from the coding sequence ATGAACAAACTTTTGTTGTACAGTTTTCTTTTTTTGACAACAGCAATCTATGCGCAGGGACAAGACTCGATAAAACTGAATTTTAGAGAGTATTTAGGGTTTGTAAAAAAACACCATCCCATCGCAAAGCAAGCGGAGTTAAATATAAGTGTAGGAGAAGCTAATCTACTAAAATCTAGAGGAGGTTTTGATCCTAAAATTGAAGTAGATTATGATCGAAAAAAATTTAAAGGTTTTGAATACTATGATTTATTAAACGCTACGTTTAAAGTACCTACTTGGTATGGGATAGAATTAAAGGCTAATTTTGAGCAGAACGAAGGGATATTTTTAAACCCAGAAAGAACTGTACCCAACGAAGGGTTATATAGCGCTGGTATATCGGTTCCAATTGCACAAGGATTGTTAATTAATGATCGAATGGCTGCACTTAAAAAAGCAAAATTATTTAGAGAACAAACCAAGGTAGATAGAGATATTTTGGTGAATGAAATTTTGTATAATGCATCGTTGGCTTATTTTAATTGGTTAGAAGCATATAATGAAAAAGAAATCTATCAGAACTTTTTGATTAACGCGAGGGCCCGTTTTGGTGGAGTAAAGAAAAGTGCATTAGCCGGAGATAAAGCGATTATTGATACTGTAGAAGCACAGATCACAGTACAGAATCGTCAATTAAGTTTAGAACAAGCTAAAGTAAAATTGATGAAATCAAGTTTGGAATTATCTAATTATTTATGGATCGGAAATAATATTCCCGTAGAGATACAACCTAATGTGATTCCGGATAATGAAGTAGATGTTGTTATTGATCAGACATTGCAGATACAACAAGCCTTATTTACAGAAGTGGATTTAGCGAACCATCCTAAATTAAGATCTTTGAATTATAAAATAGAAGGTCTAGAAGTGGATCGTAAATTAAAAGCAAATAAGTTACTGCCTAAAATTAATTTGGAATATAATTTTTTAACTCCTTCGCCAGAAATTGCGAATTCATTTAATACTGCAGATTATAAAGGAGGAGTGGCATTTCAATTTCCATTATTTTTACGAAAAGAACGTGGTGCGGTTAAATTGGCTAAGTATAAAATCCAAGATAGTCAATATGAGTTAGCAAGTGTGCAATTGCAAATCGAAAATAAAGTAAATGCAATCAATAATGAGCTAGATTCTTTTAAAACTCAAAATAAACTGATTGCGGATATTGTAACAGACTATACTACATTATTAAGAGCTGAAGAACGAAAATTTAGTTTTGGAGAGAGTTCTTTGTTTTTGATCAATTCTAGAGAAAGTAAATTAATTGATGCTCAATTGAAACAGAATAAATTACAAAATAAGTATTTCGATACCAAAGCAAAACTATTTAAAAACTTAGCGGTAAATCCAGAAAATTTGTAG